From bacterium, the proteins below share one genomic window:
- the lysS gene encoding lysine--tRNA ligase has product MSEDINQYVTLRREKAAKLREMGLNPFPNDISATHTAAQIHAKFDDKDAAALEKIDDTFSLAGRIMAIRAFGKAAFLKLRDRAGDLQIFVQKQALDDRQFELYKMMDVGDFAWFHGKLFRTKTGELTLAADGLKFVTKAVQPLPEKWHGLTDVEARYRQRYVDMIVNEGVKRTFVIRSQIVQAIREFLVAKEFLEVETPMMHPIPGGAAAKPFVTHHNNLDQDLFLRIAPELYLKRLVVGGMERVFEINRNFRNEGISIQHNPEFTMLEFYQSYATYEDLIKLTEEMLSEVCSKVMGADEISYQGERISFKAPFARYTMKESLVKIGGVDPGILESRDKALKYALSLGDNLKSKSEGLGAILTEIFELTVEKKLTQPTFITQYPTEVSPLSRKNDADPEVVDRFELFVYGREIANAFSELNDPEDQAARFKAQVAALGRGDEEAMHFDDDYICALEYGMPPTAGEGIGIDRLVMLLTDSPSIRDVILFPLLRTKQQD; this is encoded by the coding sequence ATGTCCGAGGATATCAATCAATATGTGACGCTGAGGCGCGAGAAGGCGGCAAAACTCAGGGAGATGGGGCTCAACCCGTTTCCGAACGATATCTCCGCCACTCATACCGCTGCTCAGATCCACGCGAAATTCGACGACAAGGACGCAGCTGCGCTTGAGAAGATCGATGATACCTTCTCGCTCGCCGGCCGCATCATGGCGATCCGCGCATTCGGGAAGGCGGCCTTTCTCAAGCTTCGCGACAGGGCCGGCGACCTGCAGATATTCGTCCAGAAACAGGCGCTCGACGATAGACAGTTCGAACTCTACAAGATGATGGACGTCGGCGATTTCGCCTGGTTCCACGGCAAGCTCTTCAGGACAAAGACGGGCGAGCTCACCCTGGCTGCCGACGGGCTCAAGTTCGTCACAAAGGCGGTCCAGCCGCTGCCCGAGAAGTGGCACGGGCTCACCGATGTGGAGGCCCGTTACCGCCAGCGCTACGTGGATATGATAGTCAACGAGGGCGTGAAGCGCACCTTCGTGATCCGCTCGCAGATCGTGCAGGCAATCCGCGAATTCCTGGTCGCCAAGGAGTTCCTCGAGGTCGAAACGCCGATGATGCACCCGATCCCCGGGGGGGCTGCCGCCAAGCCGTTCGTCACTCATCACAACAATCTGGACCAGGACCTCTTCCTCAGGATAGCGCCGGAGCTCTACCTCAAGAGGCTCGTGGTCGGTGGCATGGAGCGGGTATTCGAGATCAACCGCAACTTCCGCAACGAGGGGATATCCATTCAGCACAACCCCGAGTTCACGATGCTCGAGTTCTACCAGAGCTACGCGACCTACGAGGACCTGATCAAACTCACCGAGGAGATGCTCTCGGAGGTCTGCAGCAAAGTGATGGGCGCAGACGAGATCTCGTACCAGGGCGAGAGGATCAGCTTCAAGGCGCCGTTCGCCAGGTACACCATGAAGGAGTCGCTGGTGAAGATCGGCGGAGTGGACCCAGGCATCCTCGAGTCCCGCGACAAGGCGCTCAAATACGCCCTCTCGCTGGGCGACAATCTCAAGTCAAAGAGCGAGGGGCTCGGCGCGATACTGACCGAGATCTTCGAGCTTACGGTCGAGAAGAAGCTCACCCAGCCCACGTTCATCACGCAGTACCCGACCGAGGTCTCGCCGCTATCGAGGAAGAACGACGCGGATCCTGAGGTCGTCGACCGCTTCGAGCTGTTCGTGTACGGCCGCGAGATCGCGAACGCTTTCTCGGAGCTCAATGATCCCGAGGACCAGGCCGCGAGGTTCAAGGCGCAGGTCGCGGCGCTCGGCCGCGGCGACGAGGAGGCGATGCACTTCGATGACGATTACATCTGCGCGTTGGAATACGGCATGCCGCCGACCGCGGGCGAGGGGATCGGCATCGACAGACTCGTGATGCTGCTCACGGATTCTCCGTCGATCAGGGACGTCATCCTCTTCCCCTTGCTCAGAACAAAGCAGCAGGACTGA
- a CDS encoding ABC transporter permease, with product MNIPLISWVAQRYLSSKSAGSYAPLLTATAIAGIAAGVMALIVVMSVMLGFRKELAHKLAGFNAHITLTRSDGAGEMGADEIKSLIPGVDLKDISPFVQGEVIAAAEAGDEAAVQGARVRGIDPARMGALEGVDLYFSRGEDGVSGLADSDASGLPDAIVGSEVSTQLMVHPDFDDAIALIAPLAEVGPAGDLIPNRKRFRVAGLFKAGIYEFDSKYVLVGLDEARSLLGQQAEEGWHIRLVDPADTPDVIAVVRAGLPPGWKASGFDEHNKKLFAALKLERVAMSAILIMVLLIASCSIAGVVLLTTAAKRKDIAVLQSIGMPGLSVRLVFIIHAAFIGVIGAGAGLILGVLIALAANRRPFRLPDSYYLDYLPVDLSFTHAIAFAIVGVAVAIAASIYPVSQAAGQDPVEVLRYE from the coding sequence ATGAATATTCCTCTCATCTCATGGGTCGCTCAGCGCTACCTCAGCTCCAAGAGCGCGGGCAGCTACGCGCCCCTGCTCACCGCGACCGCGATAGCCGGCATCGCGGCGGGCGTCATGGCCCTCATCGTGGTCATGTCGGTGATGCTCGGGTTCAGGAAGGAGCTGGCGCACAAGCTCGCGGGTTTCAACGCGCACATCACCCTCACGAGATCAGACGGTGCGGGCGAGATGGGCGCTGATGAAATCAAATCGCTCATCCCAGGCGTCGACTTGAAGGACATCTCCCCCTTTGTGCAGGGCGAGGTTATCGCCGCGGCCGAGGCAGGGGACGAGGCGGCGGTGCAGGGCGCGCGCGTACGCGGCATAGACCCGGCCCGCATGGGAGCCCTTGAGGGGGTCGATCTGTATTTTTCCAGGGGCGAGGACGGCGTATCGGGGCTGGCGGACAGCGATGCGTCGGGTCTGCCCGATGCGATCGTCGGCAGCGAGGTCTCGACGCAGCTCATGGTGCACCCTGACTTCGACGATGCGATCGCGCTCATCGCGCCGCTGGCCGAGGTCGGCCCTGCGGGCGATCTCATCCCCAACAGGAAGAGGTTTCGCGTCGCAGGGCTCTTCAAGGCGGGGATCTATGAGTTCGACAGCAAGTATGTGCTGGTGGGGCTTGATGAGGCCAGATCGCTCCTGGGTCAGCAGGCGGAGGAGGGCTGGCACATACGGCTCGTCGATCCTGCGGACACCCCCGATGTCATCGCCGTGGTGCGCGCCGGGTTGCCCCCGGGCTGGAAGGCGTCGGGTTTTGACGAGCACAACAAAAAGCTCTTCGCAGCGCTCAAGCTCGAGCGCGTCGCCATGTCGGCGATACTGATCATGGTGCTCCTGATCGCCTCGTGCTCGATCGCCGGCGTAGTCCTCCTCACCACGGCTGCGAAGAGGAAGGACATAGCAGTGCTCCAGTCCATAGGCATGCCGGGCCTCTCGGTCAGGCTGGTATTCATCATCCACGCTGCCTTTATCGGCGTGATCGGCGCCGGGGCAGGGCTTATCCTAGGCGTACTGATCGCGCTGGCGGCAAACCGCCGACCCTTCAGGTTGCCTGATTCATACTATCTCGATTATCTGCCGGTTGACCTCTCCTTCACGCATGCGATCGCCTTCGCGATCGTCGGCGTGGCGGTGGCGATAGCGGCCTCTATCTATCCTGTGAGCCAGGCCGCAGGGCAGGACCCGGTCGAGGTGCTGAGATACGAATGA
- a CDS encoding FtsX-like permease family protein, which yields MSLVAFISRRFNGQGRTPRSIRIMRVVAGAGVAIAVAALVISSSVGAGFEREYEKALLDFNSHVIVMSGGEIPDERAAMESLRQFSGATESELGLARRWGWLDGLVGNGSWLDNVMPKTVMERAAQVREIKERQMISMSPFLYREAMLVGPQVIRGVIVKGIDPHRKDSVGNMRISLAGGEVSLESALGAKGGAIPVLLGSAMEASIGPLAKRLRLVIPSKEGQRFVELVPVGSFESGMHDYDAEFMLMDIGAARRIFGVAERAASGIELRLSDPRDAGLFAQAMEEKLGSSFSATTWGDLNYDLLAAVRLERLVSALIMSIMLVVAALNIIAVLVLTAIKRLPEIAVFKALGLKDRDLERVLIRGGMNVGFKGISVGLAIGLLVSILTKKLGLIPLDAEIYMIDSLPIDISWMICGIIAFFCLSVLWLASRFAAKRLAGMDPAEGLARAR from the coding sequence ATGTCTCTAGTCGCGTTCATAAGCAGGCGATTCAACGGTCAGGGACGGACTCCGCGTTCGATCAGGATCATGCGGGTCGTGGCCGGCGCGGGCGTGGCGATCGCCGTCGCAGCTCTCGTGATCTCCTCTTCCGTGGGCGCGGGATTCGAAAGGGAGTACGAGAAGGCGCTGCTCGACTTCAACTCGCACGTGATCGTGATGTCCGGAGGGGAGATCCCGGACGAGAGGGCGGCCATGGAGAGCCTGCGTCAGTTCAGCGGCGCGACTGAATCGGAACTCGGTCTGGCGCGCAGGTGGGGTTGGCTTGACGGCCTCGTCGGCAACGGTTCCTGGCTGGACAACGTCATGCCAAAGACAGTGATGGAGAGGGCGGCGCAGGTGCGCGAGATAAAGGAGAGGCAGATGATCTCCATGTCGCCGTTCCTCTATCGCGAGGCCATGCTCGTAGGGCCCCAGGTCATCAGGGGCGTGATAGTGAAGGGCATAGACCCGCATCGCAAGGACTCGGTCGGCAATATGCGCATAAGCCTAGCAGGGGGAGAGGTTTCCCTGGAATCCGCGCTGGGTGCGAAGGGGGGCGCGATCCCCGTGCTCCTCGGCTCCGCTATGGAGGCTTCGATAGGGCCTCTGGCAAAGAGGCTTCGTCTCGTCATACCATCGAAGGAGGGGCAGAGGTTCGTCGAGCTCGTGCCTGTAGGGAGTTTTGAGTCCGGCATGCACGACTATGACGCGGAGTTCATGCTCATGGACATAGGCGCTGCGCGGAGGATCTTCGGGGTGGCTGAGAGGGCGGCCAGCGGAATAGAGCTCAGGCTCTCCGATCCCAGGGACGCGGGCCTGTTTGCCCAGGCTATGGAGGAGAAGCTCGGTTCGTCTTTTTCCGCAACGACCTGGGGAGATCTCAACTATGATCTTTTGGCCGCGGTCAGGCTCGAACGCCTGGTCTCGGCGCTGATCATGAGCATCATGCTCGTGGTCGCGGCGCTCAACATCATCGCGGTGCTCGTGCTCACTGCGATAAAGAGACTCCCCGAGATTGCGGTGTTCAAGGCGTTGGGCCTCAAGGATCGCGATCTGGAGCGGGTGCTCATCAGGGGAGGGATGAACGTGGGATTCAAGGGGATATCGGTGGGCCTGGCGATCGGCCTCCTTGTGTCAATTCTTACGAAAAAACTGGGACTTATACCGCTCGACGCGGAGATCTACATGATTGATTCCCTCCCGATTGACATTTCGTGGATGATATGCGGCATTATCGCGTTCTTTTGTCTTTCAGTGCTGTGGCTTGCGTCCAGGTTCGCGGCAAAGAGGCTCGCCGGGATGGACCCGGCTGAGGGACTGGCAAGGGCGAGGTGA
- a CDS encoding ABC transporter ATP-binding protein, translating into MAFLAAKGIWKIYADTAEPVEVLRGLDISIENGEAVGIFGASGSGKSTLLHIIGGLDRPTEGSVNAAGFDLGVLSDDEMARFRNREIGFVFQFYHLLPEFTALENVMLPALIGGHARSAAGKMAMDALDAMGLSARRDHRPAMLSGGEQQRVAIARAAVQRPKLILADEPTGNLDRQTGAKVWEYLVDLNKRLGIALIAVTHNRELIDKSMTAYELKDGKLNRLGA; encoded by the coding sequence ATGGCGTTTCTTGCTGCCAAAGGAATCTGGAAGATTTATGCCGACACGGCTGAGCCTGTCGAGGTGCTTCGCGGGTTGGATATCTCAATCGAGAACGGCGAGGCGGTCGGCATATTCGGCGCGTCCGGCAGCGGCAAGTCGACGCTGCTGCACATAATCGGCGGCCTGGACAGGCCCACGGAGGGCTCTGTGAACGCGGCGGGGTTCGATCTCGGCGTGCTCTCCGACGACGAGATGGCGCGTTTCAGGAACAGAGAAATAGGATTCGTATTTCAGTTCTATCATCTGCTCCCCGAGTTCACCGCGCTTGAAAACGTCATGCTGCCTGCCCTCATCGGCGGACACGCGCGGTCGGCGGCAGGCAAGATGGCCATGGATGCGCTCGATGCAATGGGCCTCTCGGCCAGGCGCGATCACAGACCGGCCATGCTGTCCGGCGGCGAGCAGCAGAGGGTCGCGATCGCCAGGGCGGCGGTGCAGAGGCCGAAGCTCATCCTGGCTGATGAGCCGACCGGCAACCTGGACCGACAGACTGGCGCGAAGGTTTGGGAGTATCTCGTGGATCTGAACAAGCGCCTCGGTATCGCGTTGATCGCGGTCACGCACAATCGGGAATTGATAGACAAGTCGATGACCGCGTACGAACTCAAGGATGGAAAGCTCAACAGACTCGGTGCATAG